From SAR324 cluster bacterium, one genomic window encodes:
- a CDS encoding sialidase domain-containing protein produces the protein MSFDNTTWATPQTLTITAPEDYSVDGDQTTTISYTIASTNPTDTLHGASGNFNVVTADSGATAVTVANSSPSVTEGTTNNSTTFALSGPPNGTVTVTITSSDTGEATVSPTTMTFDNTTWNVPQTITLSGVEDYFIDGNQSSTISYTLSSTDTTEPFHNAFGSFSASIIDSGTRLFVVSDDSPTVNEGYSSTITFALDSAPAGTVTVALSSADDNETTVSPTTLTFNSGNYNVAQTITLYGTEDYIIDGNQQTVVSLAVTSTNTGDVVHNVNTSITATTVDSGLGTAFSLSTATPSVTEGTTDNSTTFVLLSPPKGTVTVTFSSADDNETVVSPNTLTFTPANWNVPQALPLVGVEDFIADGNQTTAMNVSFSSTDSTDGVHGETASFNVITNDSGITGTFTLSPSTPSVAEGNSDNSSTFVLTSAPNGTVTVTLSSDNSSELGVSPTNLVFTPANWNVPQNFTVTGVEDFNVDGTQPTNINISYSSSDTTDGIHGQSSSFAVNVTDSGKGATTITSAVAGEQKVTLNWSGPAGMSSYTIYYTSDGSTPTTSSDNITVSDGTATSYVLGGLTGGLNYNFSIIANLGADSSNLVGPVAATPSVLSCSPSYTPDTDSDLLVYYDFDDTSGEGLHDKSPANGRTSSASAWPYDLTNTGGTLRFPQGCTNGMAGYFDSSSGYVENNNLNDTSTGNRFVNGNFTITMWFYAESDMVNHSGLMASKQVAGTGNDGGNWSWQLDSTGSANLRWRSSHGANYTNASRYTHTETSSTYSKNQWTHAAFVKNDNGTSQIYLNGVLEATSSETQNTPMNKLFIGVNRALANSWKGYIDEVKVYGRAFTADNVTNACLLYQECEKYVKPATPTGLTATNPGSGTSINLTWNTVTGADNYTVYWTDDPSTPIDPSNPATYDNSTTVTGASTSATGLTANTSYDFTIIATNAAGSSSPATEVNATPTLVLPAAIDNVTAYHGFYGDAKIYTATDPDRYYIFPPSYAITWNAHPDFVYSANGDYYKVFISDNLSQPIDPTDSSTYISQQWATTNKTVIQTRPFITIDGVTHNDGFLENKPIRIAVVFEDDSKGDILSPVTEVTPTMASEAYRQWGDLRIHGGFFAAGDNSTLYGFGRSNGGDPIRIEHKDMVNVGERAIFDGAWLKSDVFPLMGNSAGNDFMFLTWYQPEKPAFNHNFSTGGTYFKRSRTSNWRLESSTISPNSICGASDAEDCDFAMELQAEDTVGLIIQNSDGRQYKGSGIGYTNTGSGTLNGPTDYAANDYTTWSAGNGRYTKEHTGSSHWLDNSSYAGMTLSSTKNIVQINLANADAAISKVAIPIPPPDNLSVSASGSNMSLSWDNSTALTNTYSIYRSADNSTWSLVTTLSGYDNNTYTDSSLSNGTYYYKIGANGTYYTSDNSTVASGVIATASPAFKYSITGNDNDVSEDGSSDTTSLNLYLDAAPNGNVVVDITVSDATELAIGSTQLTFTPANYGNTQNWSVTGVDDALDDGNVVSQVTIAINGAGTTDTTGYASLSSKNKSITTLDDDAAPVLNSVTAGTQLNTLSWNAYSGATAYRIYWSTSSPVTTSSNVIDNISNSATSYQHSGRTAGTTYYYAFVANTSVGFSSLSNELNATPTAIAGCTSSGAVADNDPDLLVHYAFEGNLEDIEDTNSDNRYDLTNSSGTMQYAQS, from the coding sequence ATGAGCTTTGACAACACCACCTGGGCGACCCCCCAGACTCTCACCATCACGGCTCCCGAAGACTACAGCGTCGATGGCGATCAGACCACCACCATCAGCTACACCATCGCCTCCACCAATCCGACGGACACTCTTCATGGAGCCTCCGGCAACTTCAATGTAGTCACGGCTGATAGCGGAGCGACCGCGGTCACTGTGGCCAACAGCAGCCCCAGTGTCACCGAGGGCACCACCAACAACAGCACCACCTTTGCCCTCAGTGGTCCACCCAACGGCACCGTCACCGTCACGATTACTTCCAGCGACACCGGCGAAGCGACCGTCTCGCCAACCACGATGACCTTTGACAACACCACTTGGAATGTACCTCAGACGATCACCCTGAGCGGAGTAGAGGACTATTTCATTGACGGTAACCAAAGCAGCACGATCAGCTATACACTGAGTTCCACCGATACCACCGAGCCTTTCCACAACGCCTTTGGCAGCTTCAGCGCCAGCATCATCGACAGCGGCACCCGGCTCTTTGTAGTCTCTGATGACTCTCCAACGGTCAACGAGGGCTATTCCAGCACCATCACCTTTGCCCTGGATTCAGCGCCAGCCGGAACGGTCACTGTGGCGCTGAGCTCTGCTGATGATAATGAGACCACAGTCTCCCCCACCACGCTGACCTTCAACAGCGGTAACTACAATGTAGCCCAGACGATCACGCTCTATGGCACCGAAGACTACATCATCGATGGGAACCAGCAGACCGTGGTCAGCCTGGCGGTGACCTCCACCAATACAGGGGACGTGGTCCATAACGTCAACACCAGCATTACAGCGACCACTGTAGACAGTGGATTGGGTACGGCCTTCAGTCTCTCCACGGCGACCCCATCAGTGACGGAGGGTACCACTGACAACAGCACCACCTTTGTGCTGCTCTCCCCACCGAAGGGAACGGTGACGGTGACCTTCAGCTCTGCCGATGACAATGAGACGGTGGTCTCCCCGAATACGCTGACCTTCACCCCGGCCAATTGGAATGTGCCGCAGGCGCTGCCTTTGGTTGGAGTGGAGGACTTCATTGCCGATGGCAATCAGACCACCGCAATGAACGTCAGCTTCAGCTCGACCGATTCGACTGATGGGGTGCATGGAGAGACTGCCTCCTTCAACGTCATCACCAACGACAGTGGGATCACCGGGACCTTTACGCTCTCGCCGAGCACTCCCAGTGTTGCCGAGGGCAACAGTGACAACAGCAGCACCTTTGTGTTGACCTCAGCACCCAATGGAACCGTGACGGTGACGCTGAGCAGTGACAACAGCAGTGAGTTGGGGGTCTCTCCAACCAACCTGGTCTTTACTCCAGCTAACTGGAATGTACCTCAGAACTTCACGGTGACGGGAGTCGAAGACTTTAACGTCGATGGGACCCAGCCCACCAACATCAACATCTCCTACAGCTCCAGTGACACCACCGATGGCATTCATGGTCAGAGCAGCTCTTTTGCGGTGAACGTCACCGACAGTGGAAAGGGCGCAACTACCATCACCAGTGCTGTAGCAGGTGAACAAAAGGTTACGCTCAACTGGAGCGGCCCAGCTGGAATGAGCAGTTACACGATTTACTATACGAGTGATGGTTCAACACCAACAACCAGCAGCGACAATATTACGGTCTCGGATGGCACAGCTACTTCTTATGTTCTTGGTGGATTGACAGGAGGTTTGAACTACAACTTCAGCATTATAGCCAATTTAGGCGCGGACTCATCGAATCTTGTGGGACCTGTGGCGGCAACGCCATCAGTCTTGTCCTGCTCCCCAAGCTATACCCCAGACACCGACAGTGACCTGCTGGTCTACTACGACTTTGATGACACCAGTGGGGAAGGCCTGCATGACAAGAGTCCAGCCAACGGCCGGACTTCTTCAGCCTCGGCCTGGCCCTATGACTTGACCAATACTGGGGGAACACTGCGCTTTCCACAAGGCTGCACCAATGGAATGGCCGGCTACTTTGATTCGAGTTCAGGCTACGTTGAAAATAACAATCTCAACGACACTAGCACAGGAAATCGCTTCGTAAATGGCAACTTCACGATCACCATGTGGTTCTATGCCGAATCAGACATGGTCAATCACAGTGGCCTGATGGCTTCGAAGCAGGTGGCCGGGACAGGCAATGACGGGGGCAACTGGAGTTGGCAACTGGACTCCACCGGGAGTGCAAATCTGCGCTGGCGCTCATCACACGGAGCCAATTATACAAATGCTTCACGCTATACCCACACGGAGACGAGCAGTACCTATTCGAAAAACCAATGGACCCACGCTGCCTTTGTCAAGAATGACAATGGGACTAGCCAGATTTATTTGAATGGTGTGTTGGAAGCGACATCAAGTGAGACCCAGAATACTCCGATGAACAAGCTCTTCATTGGGGTGAATCGGGCTCTTGCAAACTCGTGGAAAGGCTACATTGATGAAGTCAAAGTCTATGGCAGAGCCTTCACTGCAGATAATGTCACGAATGCCTGTTTGCTCTATCAAGAATGTGAGAAGTATGTAAAACCAGCAACTCCTACTGGGCTGACTGCAACAAACCCTGGCAGTGGCACATCCATCAATCTGACTTGGAATACTGTCACAGGTGCTGATAACTACACTGTCTACTGGACAGATGATCCAAGCACACCAATCGATCCATCCAATCCTGCTACCTATGACAACTCCACCACAGTCACAGGAGCCTCGACCTCTGCCACAGGTTTAACAGCCAATACTTCCTATGACTTCACAATCATAGCGACCAATGCTGCTGGCAGTAGTTCTCCTGCGACTGAAGTCAATGCGACACCTACTCTGGTGCTGCCAGCAGCCATCGATAATGTGACTGCCTATCACGGATTCTATGGTGATGCGAAAATCTACACGGCTACTGATCCAGATAGATATTATATTTTCCCTCCTTCATATGCCATAACATGGAATGCTCACCCTGACTTTGTTTATTCTGCCAATGGAGATTATTACAAAGTTTTTATCTCAGATAATTTGAGTCAACCCATTGATCCAACAGACAGTAGCACTTATATCAGTCAACAATGGGCTACAACGAATAAAACGGTTATTCAGACTCGCCCCTTCATCACAATCGATGGCGTCACTCATAATGATGGCTTCTTGGAGAATAAACCTATAAGAATTGCTGTGGTTTTTGAGGATGATTCAAAAGGAGACATTCTATCACCAGTAACAGAGGTCACACCAACAATGGCTTCCGAAGCTTATCGTCAATGGGGTGACCTAAGAATTCATGGTGGCTTCTTTGCGGCTGGTGATAACAGTACACTCTATGGCTTTGGACGTTCTAATGGTGGTGACCCTATTCGCATTGAACATAAAGATATGGTCAATGTAGGTGAACGAGCAATCTTTGATGGTGCTTGGCTCAAAAGTGATGTCTTTCCTCTGATGGGTAATTCTGCTGGCAATGATTTTATGTTTTTGACTTGGTATCAACCCGAAAAGCCAGCTTTTAACCACAACTTCTCTACTGGCGGAACATATTTTAAGAGATCCCGCACCTCTAATTGGCGGCTTGAATCAAGCACAATTTCACCAAATTCAATTTGTGGAGCAAGCGATGCGGAAGATTGCGACTTCGCAATGGAACTTCAAGCAGAAGATACGGTAGGACTGATCATTCAGAATAGTGACGGCAGACAGTATAAGGGTTCAGGTATTGGTTACACCAACACTGGCTCAGGAACATTGAATGGCCCAACAGACTATGCTGCTAATGACTATACAACTTGGTCTGCTGGAAATGGGAGATATACAAAAGAGCATACAGGTTCTTCACACTGGTTAGACAATTCTTCGTATGCTGGAATGACGTTGTCCTCAACCAAAAACATAGTTCAAATCAATCTTGCCAATGCGGATGCTGCCATTTCAAAGGTGGCGATTCCGATTCCACCACCAGATAATCTCAGTGTTAGTGCTTCTGGCTCAAACATGAGTCTCAGTTGGGACAATTCAACTGCTCTTACCAATACCTATAGCATCTATCGAAGCGCAGATAACAGCACATGGAGCTTAGTCACAACACTCTCTGGATATGACAATAATACTTATACAGATTCTTCACTGAGTAATGGTACTTACTACTATAAGATTGGAGCCAATGGCACTTACTACACTTCAGACAACTCAACAGTAGCTTCTGGTGTGATTGCCACAGCATCACCAGCCTTCAAATACAGCATCACAGGCAATGACAATGATGTCAGTGAGGATGGAAGCTCAGACACAACCAGTTTGAATCTATATCTTGATGCTGCTCCAAATGGAAATGTGGTTGTGGATATCACTGTTTCTGACGCAACAGAATTGGCAATAGGTTCAACTCAATTGACTTTCACTCCAGCCAACTACGGTAATACTCAGAATTGGTCAGTCACTGGAGTTGATGATGCACTGGACGATGGCAACGTTGTTTCACAAGTAACCATTGCTATCAATGGGGCAGGTACAACCGACACAACTGGTTATGCCTCCTTGAGCAGCAAGAACAAGAGCATCACCACCTTGGACGATGATGCTGCTCCTGTTCTCAACTCAGTCACTGCTGGCACTCAGCTAAATACCTTATCATGGAACGCTTACAGCGGAGCTACTGCATATAGAATTTATTGGAGTACTTCATCACCTGTGACTACCAGCAGTAATGTGATTGATAATATATCAAATTCTGCAACATCCTATCAGCACTCAGGCAGAACAGCAGGCACTACTTATTACTAT